In a single window of the Elaeis guineensis isolate ETL-2024a chromosome 8, EG11, whole genome shotgun sequence genome:
- the LOC105049639 gene encoding protein ACCELERATED CELL DEATH 6-like: protein MTNLEVLCSKAQPYHIAMDPKLLEAAISGDERSLDELLQQYFSPTASREEIAITIPEDVETQKVTSCLLGVTPDGNTALHIVASQGHLELAKKICRRERSLLEASNMMLDTPLHHAARAGHDKIVSLIIQLAKEGWIEARRVLRATNMDKANALHEATKYNHASMATTLIEEDAELASMLNDAGMSPLYLAIVTGSLNVAKTLLQSSSWEKASLVSYAGPNKKTVLHAAVLLSPGN from the coding sequence ATGACCAATCTTGAAGTTCTTTGCAGCAAAGCCCAACCATATCACATAGCCATGGATCCTAAATTGCTCGAAGCAGCAATATCAGGAGATGAAAGAAGTCTAGATGAATTATTGCAACAATATTTTTCTCCTACAGCTTCGAGGGAGGAGATCGCAATAACAATACCAGAGGATGTTGAAACACAAAAAGTTACTAGTTGCCTCCTTGGAGTGACACCAGATGGGAACACGGCCCTCCATATAGTTGCTAGCCAAGGACATCTGGAGCTTGCGAAGAAGATATGTCGTAGAGAGAGATCTCTTTTAGAAGCATCAAATATGATGCTCGATACTCCACTGCATCACGCTGCAAGGGCTGGGCATGACAAGATCGTCTCCCTAATCATCCAGCTTGCAAAGGAGGGTTGGATTGAAGCAAGGAGAGTGCTGAGGGCAACAAACATGGACAAGGCCAATGCTTTGCATGAGGCCACCAAATATAATCATGCAAGCATGGCCACTACACTGATTGAGGAGGATGCCGAACTGGCATCCATGCTAAACGATGCCGGCATGTCTCCACTCTATTTGGCCATCGTGACAGGATCTCTCAATGTAGCCAAAACCTTGCTGCAGTCTTCCTCTTGGGAGAAAGCTTCT